The window CCACCAGCACGCCGGTCAGCCACAGCGCTTTCGCCGGAAACGCTTTACGCAGCATAATCAATGACGGCAGGCTTACCGCCGGTAGCGTCATCAGCAAGGCCAGCGCGGGCGCTGTGCCCATGCCTGCCAGCATCATCGTCTGCACAATCGGTATTTCCGCCGCCGTCGGGATCACGAACAGGCATCCGGCCACCGCCAGCGCAATCACCCACATCAAACTGTTATCGATAGCGCCGTCGGCATGCGGGAACAACCAGACGCGCGCCGCGCCCAGAAGCAGTACCGCCAGGATATACACCGGAATGGTATTCCAGAACAGCGTCCACAACGCTTTACCCCAGCGGGTAAAAAAACCGCCCTGCGCTTGCGGCGCGGCGATCTCCAGCGGCACTTCAGCCTGCGCAGGCTCTTTCACCCATTTTTGCACCAGCGTCGCCACCACCAGCACCATCGCCAGACCCGCAACCAGGCGGATCGCCGCAAAATGCCAGCCGAGCACGAAGCCCATAAATACCAGCGTCGCCGGGTTCAGCAGCGGGTTTCCCATCCAGAACGCCAGCGCGCCGCCCATCGACACCTGCTGACGACGCATTCCCGCCGCCACCGGCGCGGCGCAACAGGTACACATCATTCCCGGCAGGGAGAACAGCGTACCAAACAGCGTTCCGCGAAAGCGGGATTGCCCCAGCGTGCGCAGCAGCCAGTCACGCGGGATCAGCACCTGGATCAGCGAGCCGAGGAGAACGCCCAGTACCGCCGCCTTCCAGACGGCAATGAAATAGACCATTGCGTAATCCCAGGCCGCTCGCCACGGATTCGCGTCAGCCTGGGCGAGAATCGATTGACCAATGCTGTGCGTTTGCGCGGCGGTGAAGGCTTTGCCGTAGTACGGTTGCCATTTCACATACCAGAGACCAACGATAACAACGAGAAAGAAAAGAGCGGGTTTCCACCATTGAAATGGCGCTGCCGCCTGAGATGAAGACTGACCAGCCATAGCATTCCCCAGGGAGTGTTAGAATATTTTGCCGGTGAATACTACGCCTTCAGGAAATGTTTGGAAATGTCGTTTTTGGCCGGAGGGCAATATTGCATCACCATCCGGCAATTTGCCGGGGGCGCTTCGCTTGCCCGGCCTACAGGAGTATGAACGTAGGCCGGATAAGGCGCAGCCGCCATCCGGCGGTCTGCTGGGGCGCTTCGCTTGCCCGGCCTACGTTCGTATCGCTGTAGGCCGGATAAGGCGCA is drawn from Citrobacter rodentium NBRC 105723 = DSM 16636 and contains these coding sequences:
- a CDS encoding permease → MAGQSSSQAAAPFQWWKPALFFLVVIVGLWYVKWQPYYGKAFTAAQTHSIGQSILAQADANPWRAAWDYAMVYFIAVWKAAVLGVLLGSLIQVLIPRDWLLRTLGQSRFRGTLFGTLFSLPGMMCTCCAAPVAAGMRRQQVSMGGALAFWMGNPLLNPATLVFMGFVLGWHFAAIRLVAGLAMVLVVATLVQKWVKEPAQAEVPLEIAAPQAQGGFFTRWGKALWTLFWNTIPVYILAVLLLGAARVWLFPHADGAIDNSLMWVIALAVAGCLFVIPTAAEIPIVQTMMLAGMGTAPALALLMTLPAVSLPSLIMLRKAFPAKALWLTGVLVVVSGVIVGSLALL